Proteins co-encoded in one Cricetulus griseus strain 17A/GY chromosome 1 unlocalized genomic scaffold, alternate assembly CriGri-PICRH-1.0 chr1_1, whole genome shotgun sequence genomic window:
- the Golga7 gene encoding golgin subfamily A member 7 isoform X1 has protein sequence MRPQQAPVSGKVFIQRDYSSGTRCQFQTKFPAELENRIDRQQFEETVRTLNNLYAEAEKLGGQSYLEGCLACLTAYTIFLCMETHYEKVLKKVSKYIQEQNEKIYAPQGLLLTDPIERGLRVIEITIYEDRGVSSGR, from the exons ATGAGGCCGCAGCAGGCGCCGGTGTCCGGGAAGGTGTTCATTCAGCGAGACTACAGCAGCGGCACACGCTGCCAGTTCCAGACCAAGTTCCCCGCGGAGCTGGAGAACAGG ATTGATAGACAGCAGTTTGAAGAAACAGTTCGAACTCTAAATAATCTTTACGCAGAAGCAGAGAAGCTTGGGGGCCAGTCATATCTTGAAGGCTGCTTGGCTTGTTTAACAGCATATACCATCTTCTTATGCATGGAAACTCATTATGAGAAG GTCCTGAAGAAAGTCTCCAAATACATTCAAGAACAGAATGAGAAGATATATGCTCCCCAAGGCCTCCTCCTAACAGACCCCATTGAGAGAGGACTCCGAGTT ATTGAAATCACCATCTATGAAGACAGAGGTGTGAGCAGTGGAAGATAA
- the Golga7 gene encoding golgin subfamily A member 7 isoform X2, with product MRPQQAPVSGKVFIQRDYSSGTRCQFQTKFPAELENRIDRQQFEETVRTLNNLYAEAEKLGGQSYLEGCLACLTAYTIFLCMETHYEKVLKKVSKYIQEQNEKIYAPQGLLLTDPIERGLRVFRLKSPSMKTEV from the exons ATGAGGCCGCAGCAGGCGCCGGTGTCCGGGAAGGTGTTCATTCAGCGAGACTACAGCAGCGGCACACGCTGCCAGTTCCAGACCAAGTTCCCCGCGGAGCTGGAGAACAGG ATTGATAGACAGCAGTTTGAAGAAACAGTTCGAACTCTAAATAATCTTTACGCAGAAGCAGAGAAGCTTGGGGGCCAGTCATATCTTGAAGGCTGCTTGGCTTGTTTAACAGCATATACCATCTTCTTATGCATGGAAACTCATTATGAGAAG GTCCTGAAGAAAGTCTCCAAATACATTCAAGAACAGAATGAGAAGATATATGCTCCCCAAGGCCTCCTCCTAACAGACCCCATTGAGAGAGGACTCCGAGTT TTTAGATTGAAATCACCATCTATGAAGACAGAGGTGTGA
- the Gins4 gene encoding DNA replication complex GINS protein SLD5 — MTEVLDLHEQDSDGGSEEVVLTPAELIERLEQAWMNEKFAPELLESKPEIVECVMEQLEHMEGNLRRAKSGDLKVSIHRMEMERIRYILSSYLRCRLMKIEKFFPHILEKEKMRPAGEPSVLSPEEFVFVKEYMDHTETHLKNVALKHMPPNLQKVDLLRAVPKPDLDSYVFLRVKERQENILVEPEADEQRDYVIDLEEGSQHLIRYKTIAPLVASGAVQLI; from the exons ATGACAGAGGTGCTGGATCTCCATGAACAGGACTCTGATGGGGGTAGTGAGGAGGTGGTCCTGACGCCTGCAGAGCTCATTGAAAGGCTGGAGCAG GCATGGATGAATGAAAAGTTTGCCCCTGAGCTACTAGAAAGCAAGCCTGAAATTGTCGAGTGTGTTATGGAACAGCTAGAACATATG GAAGGAAATCTCAGAAGAGCCAAAAGTGGGGATCTGAAGGTCAGTATCCATCGAATGGAGATGGAGAGGATCCGCTATATCCTTAGCAGCTACTTGCGGTGTCGACTCATGAAG ATAGAGAAGTTTTTCCCTCACATcctagaaaaggagaaaatgcgCCCTGCGGGGGAGCCTTCCGTCCTTTCTCCAGAGGAGTTTGTCTTTGTCAAAGA GTATATGGATCACACAGAGACCCATCTTAAAAATGTTGCCTTAAAGCACATGCCTCCCAACCTGCAGAAAGTGGACCTCTTGAGGGCAG TTCCCAAACCAGACCTAGATTCATACGTGTTTCTGAGAGTGAAAGAACGACAAGAAAACATCCTAGTAGAACCAGAAGCAGATGAGCAGAG AGACTATGTTATTGACTTGGAGGAGGGCTCACAGCACTTGATCCGGTACAAAACCATTGCACCTCTTGTTGCTTCTGGAGCAGTTCAGTTAATATAA